The Gymnodinialimonas sp. 57CJ19 genome includes a window with the following:
- a CDS encoding LysR family transcriptional regulator, with amino-acid sequence MDTSLDWSLLRAVLAVAEAGSLSGAADQLKLTQPTLGRQIKAAEQTLGQPLFTRHARGLTPTPFCETLLPSARQMDAAAKAVSVLAAGQSPDTSGRVRITASVFVTAHILPDILAQIREDHPNVALDVVATDTSENLLFHEADIALRMYRPTQLDMVAKHLGDLPLGLYASERYIARHGLPKAPADLRHHQMVGYDRSDLILRGMRQMGMDVTRDFFTTCTDDQVAYWNFVAAGCGIGAGQKLVAERTAGIRAVLPELRLPSLPVWLTAHPNLRHQPRVAAVWTALDSAISPLLS; translated from the coding sequence ATGGATACGTCTTTGGATTGGAGCCTTCTGCGGGCCGTTCTTGCCGTGGCAGAGGCCGGGTCTCTTTCGGGCGCGGCGGATCAGCTGAAGCTGACACAGCCCACCTTGGGGCGTCAGATCAAAGCAGCCGAGCAGACCTTGGGGCAGCCCTTGTTCACCCGCCACGCCCGTGGCCTGACGCCAACGCCGTTTTGCGAAACACTCCTGCCATCCGCCCGGCAAATGGACGCGGCGGCGAAGGCCGTCAGCGTGTTGGCGGCGGGGCAATCGCCCGACACAAGTGGCCGCGTGCGAATTACCGCCTCGGTTTTTGTGACCGCCCATATCCTGCCCGATATCCTTGCCCAAATACGCGAGGATCATCCCAACGTTGCCCTGGATGTCGTGGCCACGGACACCTCTGAAAACCTGTTGTTCCACGAAGCCGATATTGCCCTGCGCATGTATCGCCCGACGCAGTTGGACATGGTGGCCAAGCATCTGGGTGATCTGCCCCTTGGGCTCTACGCTTCAGAGCGCTACATCGCCCGCCACGGTTTGCCGAAAGCCCCCGCTGATCTGCGCCATCATCAGATGGTTGGCTACGACCGCAGCGATCTGATCCTGCGCGGAATGCGCCAGATGGGGATGGATGTGACGCGCGATTTCTTCACCACCTGCACCGATGACCAGGTAGCCTATTGGAACTTTGTCGCGGCCGGCTGTGGCATTGGCGCGGGGCAGAAGTTGGTGGCGGAACGCACCGCCGGCATTCGCGCGGTCTTGCCTGAACTGCGCCTACCCTCGCTTCCCGTCTGGCTCACGGCGCACCCCAATTTGCGCCATCAGCCCCGTGTCGCGGCTGTTTGGACGGCCTTGGACAGTGCAATCTCTCCGCTGCTTTCTTGA
- a CDS encoding mechanosensitive ion channel domain-containing protein, with amino-acid sequence MDPEEIPPEIIDAEAQALDAAMGEITGLIGEFETFLSSLLRPWNAYQVGIFLVLLAGAWLLRRIFGGPIRNWMASREGWPTWRMRILAIIHRRLFIIFFVILIWIVVLIMREVTWPSRSFLLTIAAELSTAWLFVVFVTRLIRSAFFRTIVRYGAWIYVTIEILNVRDEAIAILDSVGFDIGNARISLFTVIQGVLVVAALIIIARFLTGTASSRIEKNDEMSPSMRVLAVKFLQLTFYGVAVYAGLRLTGIDLTGLAVLSGAIGVGLGFGLQKVVSNLVSGVIILLDKSIKPGDVISLGETFGWINSLGARYVSVVTRDGKEYLIPNEDLITSQVVNWSHSNDFVRLDIYFGTAYADDPHLVRKLAIEAAKSVPRVLPDRAPVCHVVGFGDSSVDYILRFWIQDPTGGLTNIRGNVYLALWDTFRENEISIPFPQREVKMLDNPAD; translated from the coding sequence ATGGACCCTGAGGAAATTCCGCCGGAAATTATCGACGCCGAAGCGCAGGCGTTGGATGCCGCAATGGGTGAAATTACGGGTCTGATCGGCGAGTTCGAGACATTTCTTTCCTCTCTCCTTCGGCCTTGGAATGCCTATCAGGTCGGCATCTTTCTGGTGCTTCTGGCGGGCGCTTGGCTGTTACGGCGCATTTTTGGTGGGCCGATCCGCAACTGGATGGCATCGCGGGAAGGCTGGCCGACGTGGCGAATGCGCATCCTTGCAATCATCCATCGCCGCCTTTTCATCATCTTTTTCGTTATCCTGATCTGGATCGTCGTCCTGATCATGCGTGAGGTGACATGGCCGTCCCGGTCATTCTTGCTGACCATCGCGGCGGAGCTTTCGACGGCTTGGCTCTTTGTGGTTTTTGTCACTCGGCTGATCCGATCCGCCTTCTTTCGGACCATCGTGCGCTACGGCGCCTGGATTTACGTCACGATTGAGATTCTGAATGTCCGGGACGAGGCCATTGCGATTCTTGATTCCGTTGGCTTTGACATCGGCAATGCCCGGATTTCCCTGTTCACCGTGATCCAAGGCGTTCTTGTTGTCGCCGCTCTCATCATTATCGCTCGTTTCCTGACCGGCACTGCCAGCTCGCGGATTGAAAAGAACGATGAAATGTCGCCCTCCATGCGGGTTCTGGCGGTCAAGTTCCTGCAACTCACCTTCTACGGCGTCGCTGTTTATGCCGGGCTGAGGCTCACGGGAATTGATCTGACCGGGCTTGCCGTTTTGTCCGGTGCGATTGGTGTGGGCCTTGGTTTTGGCTTGCAGAAAGTTGTCTCTAACCTCGTGTCCGGGGTCATTATTCTGCTGGATAAGTCGATCAAGCCCGGCGACGTGATTTCTCTGGGCGAGACCTTCGGCTGGATCAATTCCCTTGGGGCCCGATACGTCAGCGTCGTAACGCGGGATGGGAAGGAATACCTGATCCCCAACGAGGACCTTATCACCAGCCAAGTGGTGAACTGGTCCCATTCCAACGATTTTGTGCGCCTCGATATCTATTTCGGCACCGCCTACGCCGATGATCCCCATCTGGTGCGCAAACTGGCGATCGAAGCGGCCAAAAGCGTGCCTCGCGTGCTGCCCGACCGAGCGCCCGTGTGCCATGTGGTGGGTTTCGGCGATTCCAGCGTGGATTACATCCTGCGCTTCTGGATTCAGGACCCCACGGGCGGTCTGACCAACATTCGCGGCAACGTCTATCTGGCGCTTTGGGATACGTTCCGCGAGAACGAGATTTCGATCCCGTTCCCGCAGCGCGAAGTAAAAATGCTGGACAATCCCGCCGATTAG
- a CDS encoding DMT family transporter: MTPSSNLRGALLGLLAFGIFSTHDVIVKYLGGSYSPIQIVFFSVLFGFPIATFVLLRDQTEANLRPNHPWWVALRTAASVVVGISAFYAFTVLPLAQVYAIIFASPLLITLLAIPMLGEKVGLRRGIAVAVGLVGVLVVLQPGQTEFSLGHIGALLAAVGGAVASLIVRKIGREERSVVMLLYPMVANFVLMGAALPFFYVPMPGQDLAAVAVIAAFALTASACLIFAYRAAPAVMVAPMQYSQILWATVYGFLLFDETLDTPTLIGSAIIIGSGIYIVLREERGGTSATTPVLRTRTRVGTPSALRIAPFLSSEKRGPWPRRDK; the protein is encoded by the coding sequence GTGACACCTTCCTCCAACCTCCGCGGTGCCCTCCTTGGGTTGCTGGCCTTTGGGATCTTCTCGACCCACGATGTTATCGTGAAGTACCTCGGCGGAAGCTATTCTCCGATCCAAATCGTGTTCTTCTCGGTCCTGTTCGGCTTTCCCATCGCCACCTTCGTTCTGCTGCGCGACCAGACCGAGGCGAATTTGCGGCCTAATCATCCGTGGTGGGTCGCCCTGCGCACGGCGGCCTCTGTCGTGGTGGGGATCAGCGCGTTTTACGCGTTTACCGTGCTGCCTTTGGCGCAGGTCTACGCGATCATCTTTGCCTCTCCGTTGCTGATTACGCTTCTGGCGATCCCGATGCTGGGCGAGAAGGTCGGCCTGCGCCGTGGCATCGCTGTGGCCGTGGGGTTGGTGGGCGTTCTCGTGGTGCTGCAACCGGGCCAGACAGAGTTTTCGCTTGGGCATATCGGGGCCCTGTTGGCAGCGGTCGGCGGCGCGGTTGCCTCGTTGATTGTGCGTAAGATCGGCCGAGAGGAACGCTCGGTCGTCATGCTACTTTACCCGATGGTCGCCAATTTTGTGCTGATGGGAGCGGCGCTGCCGTTCTTCTATGTGCCGATGCCCGGCCAAGACCTTGCCGCGGTCGCGGTGATAGCCGCCTTTGCCCTTACGGCCAGTGCTTGCCTGATCTTCGCCTACCGCGCTGCCCCGGCGGTCATGGTGGCGCCCATGCAATACAGCCAGATCCTCTGGGCGACGGTCTACGGCTTCCTTCTGTTTGATGAAACGCTGGACACGCCGACACTGATCGGTTCAGCCATTATTATCGGGTCTGGGATATATATCGTGCTACGCGAGGAACGTGGTGGGACGTCTGCCACAACGCCGGTCCTGCGGACACGAACCCGGGTGGGAACTCCGAGCGCCCTGCGTATTGCACCCTTCCTATCGTCCGAGAAGCGGGGGCCTTGGCCTCGTCGGGACAAGTAG
- a CDS encoding epimerase codes for MPRTALILGSNGRFGRHMATALSRHGWTLRRFDRAMDTLPKAARGADLIVNGWNMPYAQWAEEIPRQTRQIIDAATATGAAVLIPGNIYVYGEDLPETLTPDTPHQSTHHLGKIRRKMEQAYRDAGVKTIILRAGDYLDTEASGNWFDLIIAAKIAKGKFSYPGPLDRTHVWAYLPDVAEAGAQIAERLDSLPVFSDILFDGFTLTGAEMAEAITRATGQPVSPKQMSWLPFYIAQPFWKEAKHLREMRYLWNRAHRLDGTALARAAPGFTPTPLDDALRQATKPLLQ; via the coding sequence ATGCCCCGCACCGCTCTTATTCTTGGATCAAACGGCCGGTTTGGCCGCCACATGGCCACTGCGCTTTCCCGTCATGGCTGGACACTGCGCCGTTTTGACCGAGCTATGGATACCCTGCCAAAGGCCGCCCGTGGGGCTGATCTTATCGTGAACGGTTGGAACATGCCCTATGCGCAATGGGCCGAAGAAATCCCCCGGCAAACGCGTCAGATCATAGATGCGGCCACAGCCACCGGCGCGGCGGTTCTGATCCCCGGAAACATCTACGTTTACGGAGAGGACCTGCCAGAAACCCTGACCCCGGACACGCCCCACCAATCCACGCACCACCTGGGAAAAATCCGCCGCAAGATGGAGCAAGCCTACCGCGACGCGGGCGTTAAGACGATCATCCTGCGGGCAGGCGACTACCTTGATACCGAAGCCTCGGGCAATTGGTTCGACCTGATTATTGCGGCGAAGATCGCGAAGGGGAAGTTCAGCTATCCCGGTCCCTTGGACCGTACCCACGTATGGGCCTATCTGCCCGACGTGGCCGAGGCTGGTGCCCAGATCGCCGAAAGGCTGGACAGCTTGCCGGTGTTCTCGGACATCCTGTTTGACGGCTTCACGCTGACAGGGGCAGAGATGGCCGAGGCCATAACCCGCGCCACCGGGCAGCCTGTGTCGCCGAAACAGATGAGCTGGCTGCCGTTCTACATCGCACAACCGTTCTGGAAAGAGGCCAAGCACCTGCGAGAGATGCGCTATCTCTGGAACCGAGCCCATCGTTTGGATGGCACCGCCTTGGCCCGAGCGGCCCCCGGTTTCACGCCGACCCCCTTGGATGATGCCTTGCGTCAGGCAACCAAGCCGTTGCTTCAGTAA
- a CDS encoding iron ABC transporter permease: protein MARNFRIPSPLRLGSLAWLAAAMCLLPMIAVGIAALTGGIETFSRLSTSVLPRYAGTTALLILLVGLGTAIIGTGAAWLVTATRFPGRRVLEIALALPLAFPAYVLAYAYTDFLDHPGWVQSSLRDFTGWGPRDYWFPEIRSLGGAALMLVLVLYPYVYLLTRAAFLQQSATAYIAARTLGAGPWGAFTRVSLPIARPAIAGGVLLALMETLADFGTVSYFGVQTFATGIYQAWYSFFDRGGAAQLALCLMIVALVIAALERRQRRGQRQHGAGRRFEAMQAVELSGWNSAAAVAFCGLPVVLGFLLPVGLLLSLGWDHFDNMLTDRYLRFLRNSLILASIAAVFTVAAAVILGFNARLHPTRAARAAIRVAGLGYAVPGGVIAVGLIVPFAAFDNALDAFMEARFGIDTGLLITGSIWLLIAAYGVRFMAAALSAYDAGLSTINPNVDAVARTLGRSPRRMLAGVHLPILRPSILTGLLIVFVDVMKELPATLIMRPFNFDTLAVQAHRLAADERLGEAAGPSLVIAGVGLLPVVILCLSLGREHTARRFVPEPTEA, encoded by the coding sequence ATGGCTCGAAATTTTCGCATCCCTTCTCCGCTACGGCTTGGTAGCCTTGCTTGGCTCGCCGCTGCGATGTGCCTTCTGCCGATGATTGCCGTGGGGATTGCGGCTCTGACGGGCGGGATAGAGACGTTCTCGCGCCTCTCCACGTCGGTTCTGCCACGTTATGCCGGCACCACGGCGCTGTTGATTCTGCTGGTGGGCCTGGGCACGGCAATCATCGGCACAGGCGCCGCCTGGTTGGTCACCGCTACCCGTTTTCCTGGTCGGAGGGTGCTGGAAATTGCGCTTGCCCTGCCCCTGGCCTTTCCGGCCTATGTGCTGGCCTATGCCTACACCGATTTTCTGGACCATCCCGGTTGGGTGCAATCGAGCTTACGGGACTTCACCGGATGGGGGCCGCGCGATTATTGGTTCCCGGAAATCCGCTCCCTTGGTGGCGCGGCGCTGATGTTGGTTCTGGTGCTATACCCCTACGTCTACCTGCTGACCCGCGCCGCTTTTCTGCAACAAAGCGCCACCGCCTATATCGCTGCGCGGACCCTTGGGGCCGGGCCTTGGGGGGCGTTCACCCGCGTGTCCCTGCCCATCGCGCGACCGGCCATCGCCGGTGGCGTTCTGCTCGCGCTGATGGAGACGTTGGCGGATTTCGGCACCGTGTCCTATTTCGGCGTCCAGACCTTCGCGACGGGCATCTACCAGGCGTGGTATTCCTTCTTTGACCGAGGCGGCGCGGCGCAGCTGGCCCTTTGCCTGATGATCGTGGCACTGGTGATTGCCGCGTTGGAGCGACGCCAGCGGCGCGGTCAACGCCAACACGGGGCGGGGCGCCGGTTTGAGGCGATGCAAGCCGTGGAGCTTTCGGGCTGGAATAGCGCAGCCGCAGTGGCGTTTTGCGGGCTGCCCGTGGTTCTTGGCTTCCTGCTTCCGGTGGGGCTTTTGTTGTCACTGGGGTGGGATCACTTCGACAACATGCTGACAGATCGCTACCTGCGGTTTCTGCGTAACTCTCTGATCCTTGCCTCAATCGCCGCTGTTTTCACTGTCGCCGCGGCCGTCATTCTGGGCTTCAACGCCCGGCTGCATCCGACCCGGGCCGCCAGGGCCGCGATCCGCGTGGCGGGCCTTGGCTATGCGGTGCCCGGCGGTGTGATTGCCGTGGGGCTGATCGTGCCCTTCGCCGCCTTCGACAACGCCCTTGATGCGTTTATGGAGGCACGGTTTGGCATCGACACCGGGCTGCTTATCACCGGCTCGATCTGGTTGCTGATTGCCGCCTATGGCGTCCGCTTCATGGCCGCAGCACTTAGTGCCTACGATGCGGGTTTGAGTACGATCAACCCCAACGTCGATGCCGTGGCCCGGACCCTTGGCCGCAGCCCGCGGCGGATGCTGGCGGGGGTACACTTACCGATCCTGCGGCCGTCGATCCTGACCGGGCTCCTGATCGTCTTTGTCGATGTGATGAAAGAGCTTCCCGCGACGCTTATCATGCGACCGTTCAACTTTGACACGCTGGCCGTGCAGGCGCACCGCCTTGCCGCCGATGAACGGTTGGGAGAGGCCGCTGGCCCCTCCCTCGTGATTGCTGGCGTTGGCCTGCTGCCGGTCGTGATCCTATGCCTCAGCCTGGGACGCGAACACACCGCCCGCCGGTTCGTCCCCGAGCCGACGGAGGCGTAA
- a CDS encoding endonuclease/exonuclease/phosphatase family protein: MRQDDQIAATIDVIAAINPDILALQDIDYDGNHLALAALAEALGYPHFLTLRPNSGLLTGLDLDGDGRIDGPRDAHGYGRFNGQGGMALLARYPLGQVQDFSDMLWADLPGNSAAGVNLVAALPLLRLHSVGAWEVEVLAPNGPLHILMSHATTPVFDGPEDRNGLRNADETRFWHQYLDTSAPRHFAYMGTLNVDPSGGEGLRAPVQDLLAHPTLQDPLPNLPTADWDEPSPGDLRVDYLLPSRTLSVIDAGVFWPTDGPLVEAVQEASDHRIVWVDVDY, from the coding sequence TTGCGCCAAGACGATCAGATTGCGGCAACGATTGACGTTATCGCGGCGATCAACCCCGATATCCTTGCCCTGCAAGACATTGACTACGACGGCAATCATCTTGCCCTTGCAGCACTGGCCGAGGCGCTTGGCTATCCGCATTTTCTTACCCTCCGTCCCAATTCCGGGCTGTTGACGGGGCTTGATCTGGACGGGGACGGGCGCATTGATGGCCCTCGGGATGCCCATGGATATGGCAGGTTCAACGGCCAAGGCGGCATGGCGTTGCTGGCCCGCTATCCCTTGGGACAAGTGCAGGATTTCTCGGATATGTTGTGGGCCGATCTGCCCGGCAACAGCGCCGCCGGGGTTAATCTTGTCGCCGCCCTTCCCCTGCTTCGCCTACATTCCGTCGGCGCGTGGGAGGTAGAGGTGCTGGCCCCCAATGGCCCGCTCCATATTCTTATGTCTCACGCAACAACCCCCGTGTTCGACGGTCCAGAGGATCGCAACGGCCTGCGCAACGCCGATGAAACGCGGTTCTGGCACCAGTATCTGGACACCTCCGCCCCCCGGCATTTCGCCTATATGGGCACCCTCAACGTCGATCCATCGGGCGGCGAGGGGCTGCGCGCGCCCGTGCAGGATCTGTTGGCGCATCCCACCTTGCAAGACCCGCTACCCAACCTGCCAACCGCCGATTGGGACGAGCCGTCACCCGGCGATCTGCGGGTTGATTATCTGCTGCCATCCCGCACCCTGAGTGTCATCGACGCGGGCGTGTTTTGGCCCACAGACGGGCCACTGGTCGAGGCTGTGCAAGAAGCCTCGGACCACCGGATCGTCTGGGTCGATGTGGATTACTGA
- the leuC gene encoding 3-isopropylmalate dehydratase large subunit — translation MTGKTLYDKIWDAHLAHEAEDGTCLLYIDRHLVHEVTSPQAFEGLRMAGRGVHAPDKTIAVPDHNVPTTPGRNDPKNMTEDSAIQVAALDKNAKDFGIHYYPVSDVRQGIVHIVGPEQGWTLPGMTVVCGDSHTATHGAFGALAHGIGTSEVEHVLATQTLIQKKSKNMKVEITGKLAPGVTAKDITLTVIGRTGTAGGTGYVIEYCGEAIRDLSMEGRMTVCNMAIEGGARAGIIAPDEKTFEYCMGRPHAPKGAQWEAALAWWKTLYSDDDAQWDEIITIRGEDIAPVVTWGTSPEDVLPITANVPAADSFEGGKVNAAQRSLDYMGLTAGTPLDQIEIDTVFIGSCTNGRIEDLRAAAAILKGKKIKDGLRAMIVPGSGLVRAQAEEEGLADIFKDAGFEWRLAGCSMCLAMNPDQLSPGERCAATSNRNFEGRQGRGGRTHLMSPAMAAAAAITGRLTDVRELM, via the coding sequence ATGACCGGCAAGACACTCTACGACAAAATCTGGGACGCGCACCTCGCCCATGAGGCTGAGGACGGCACCTGCCTTCTCTACATCGACCGCCACTTGGTCCACGAAGTGACCAGCCCACAGGCCTTTGAGGGCCTGCGCATGGCGGGCCGTGGTGTTCATGCGCCCGACAAGACCATCGCCGTGCCGGACCACAACGTGCCCACAACGCCGGGCCGGAACGACCCCAAGAACATGACCGAGGATAGCGCCATTCAGGTCGCCGCCCTCGACAAGAACGCCAAGGATTTCGGCATTCACTACTATCCCGTGTCTGATGTCCGCCAAGGCATCGTGCATATCGTTGGTCCCGAGCAGGGTTGGACGCTGCCCGGGATGACAGTGGTTTGCGGCGATAGCCACACGGCCACCCACGGTGCGTTCGGCGCCTTGGCGCACGGCATCGGCACGTCCGAAGTGGAGCACGTATTGGCGACGCAAACGCTGATCCAGAAGAAATCCAAGAACATGAAGGTGGAGATCACCGGCAAACTCGCCCCCGGTGTGACCGCCAAGGACATCACCCTGACCGTGATCGGCCGCACCGGCACGGCGGGCGGCACCGGCTATGTCATCGAGTATTGCGGCGAAGCGATCCGCGATCTGTCCATGGAAGGGCGGATGACCGTCTGCAACATGGCGATCGAAGGCGGCGCCCGCGCGGGTATCATCGCCCCGGATGAGAAGACGTTTGAATACTGCATGGGCCGCCCCCACGCGCCGAAGGGTGCCCAGTGGGAAGCTGCACTGGCCTGGTGGAAAACACTCTATTCCGACGACGACGCCCAGTGGGATGAGATCATCACGATCCGAGGCGAAGACATCGCGCCGGTTGTGACCTGGGGCACCTCGCCCGAGGACGTGCTGCCGATCACCGCAAATGTCCCTGCTGCCGACAGCTTTGAGGGCGGCAAGGTGAACGCGGCGCAGCGCTCGCTTGATTACATGGGTCTGACAGCGGGCACACCGTTGGATCAGATCGAGATCGACACGGTCTTCATCGGGTCCTGCACCAACGGCCGGATCGAAGATCTGCGTGCCGCGGCGGCTATCTTGAAGGGCAAGAAGATCAAAGACGGCCTGCGGGCGATGATCGTTCCCGGCTCGGGACTAGTCCGGGCGCAAGCGGAAGAGGAAGGCTTGGCCGACATCTTCAAGGACGCCGGTTTCGAATGGCGCCTTGCCGGCTGCTCCATGTGCCTTGCGATGAACCCCGATCAGCTTTCCCCCGGAGAGCGCTGCGCGGCCACATCCAACCGCAACTTTGAAGGCCGCCAAGGCCGGGGCGGGCGCACACACTTGATGTCGCCTGCAATGGCAGCTGCCGCCGCGATCACCGGCCGCCTGACGGATGTTCGCGAATTGATGTGA
- the leuD gene encoding 3-isopropylmalate dehydratase small subunit: protein MDKFTKLTGIAAPMPLINVDTDMIIPKQFLKTIKRSGLGVNLFDEMRFDDDGNEIPDFVLNKPAYREAQILVAGDNFGCGSSREHAPWALLDFGIRCVIAPSFADIFYNNCFKNGILPIVLPQEQVDMLMDDADRGANAVISVDLESQTITGPDGGSISFEVDAFRKHCLMNGLDDIGLTMEKAPAIKAFEAEAAQARPWV, encoded by the coding sequence ATGGACAAGTTCACCAAACTGACTGGCATCGCAGCACCTATGCCGCTGATCAACGTCGATACCGACATGATTATTCCCAAGCAATTCCTGAAGACGATCAAGCGTTCGGGCCTTGGGGTGAACCTGTTCGACGAGATGCGCTTTGACGACGACGGCAACGAAATCCCTGATTTCGTGCTGAACAAACCCGCCTACCGTGAAGCGCAAATCCTTGTGGCGGGCGATAACTTCGGGTGCGGCTCGTCCCGTGAACATGCCCCTTGGGCGTTGCTGGATTTCGGCATCCGCTGTGTGATCGCGCCATCCTTTGCCGATATTTTCTACAACAACTGCTTCAAGAACGGCATCCTGCCCATCGTTTTGCCGCAAGAGCAGGTTGATATGTTGATGGACGACGCCGATCGCGGCGCGAACGCTGTCATTTCTGTTGATCTGGAAAGCCAGACCATCACCGGCCCCGATGGCGGCTCGATCAGCTTTGAAGTTGACGCATTCCGCAAGCATTGCTTGATGAATGGCCTCGATGACATCGGTTTGACGATGGAAAAAGCGCCCGCCATCAAGGCATTTGAAGCGGAGGCAGCGCAGGCCCGTCCCTGGGTCTAA
- the leuB gene encoding 3-isopropylmalate dehydrogenase, with the protein MTDRSLLILPGDGIGPEVMAEVRKVIDWFGSARGIAFDVSEDLVGGAAYDAHGVPLADETMAKAQEVDAVLLGAVGGPAYDDLDFSVKPERGLLRLRKEMDLYANLRPAQCFDALADFSSLKREIVSGLDIMILRELTSGVYFGEPRGIHTEGNERVGINTQRYTETEIARAARSAFELARRRNNKVCSMEKANVMESGILWRDVVNEIHAAEYPDVELSHMYADNGAMQLVRAPKQFDVILTDNLFGDILSDCAAMLTGSLGMLPSASLGAPMENGRPKAMYEPVHGSAPDITGQGKANPIACILSFAMALRYSFDLGDEATLLENAVEGVLADGARTADLMGPDGGTAISTSEMGDAIVAKLAS; encoded by the coding sequence ATGACCGACCGCTCTTTACTTATCCTTCCCGGCGACGGGATCGGCCCCGAGGTTATGGCCGAGGTGCGTAAGGTCATTGATTGGTTCGGCTCTGCCCGTGGTATTGCCTTCGATGTGTCCGAAGATCTGGTCGGCGGTGCCGCCTATGACGCCCACGGTGTGCCGCTGGCGGATGAGACGATGGCAAAGGCGCAGGAAGTCGATGCGGTTCTGCTCGGTGCCGTGGGTGGCCCGGCCTATGACGACCTCGACTTCAGCGTGAAGCCCGAGCGTGGCCTTCTGCGTCTGCGCAAGGAAATGGACCTTTATGCCAACCTGCGCCCGGCCCAGTGCTTCGACGCTTTGGCCGATTTCTCGTCCCTGAAGCGCGAAATCGTTTCGGGCCTCGACATCATGATCCTGCGCGAGCTGACCTCGGGCGTTTATTTCGGCGAGCCTCGCGGCATTCATACCGAGGGCAATGAGCGTGTTGGCATCAACACCCAACGCTACACGGAAACCGAGATCGCCCGCGCCGCGCGGTCCGCGTTTGAACTCGCCCGCCGCCGCAACAACAAGGTCTGCTCCATGGAGAAGGCCAACGTGATGGAAAGCGGTATCCTGTGGCGCGATGTGGTGAACGAAATCCACGCCGCTGAATACCCCGATGTGGAACTGTCGCATATGTATGCCGACAACGGCGCGATGCAGCTGGTGCGCGCGCCCAAGCAGTTTGACGTGATCCTGACCGACAACCTGTTCGGCGATATCCTGTCCGACTGCGCCGCGATGCTGACCGGATCGCTCGGCATGCTGCCGTCTGCGTCCCTCGGCGCGCCGATGGAGAACGGCCGCCCCAAGGCAATGTATGAGCCCGTCCACGGATCGGCCCCTGACATCACCGGCCAAGGCAAAGCGAACCCCATCGCCTGTATCCTCAGCTTCGCCATGGCGCTGCGCTATAGCTTTGATCTGGGGGATGAGGCGACATTGCTGGAAAACGCCGTAGAGGGCGTTCTGGCCGACGGTGCCCGCACCGCTGACCTGATGGGCCCCGATGGGGGCACCGCGATCAGCACCTCTGAAATGGGTGACGCTATTGTGGCGAAGCTGGCGAGCTAA